The following coding sequences are from one Lipingzhangella halophila window:
- a CDS encoding DUF885 domain-containing protein, with protein MTSSPPPGQPESGANEMTTRFREVAERILDALLENSPEWASELGDHRFADRLSDHSADADTQRVATLADALAALDEIDDTLLAPADHVDLEMLRSRVSADLWRCTELRPHAWDPLEHLPGDAIYTLVARDGGLPAEERLRALAARCRAVPDHLDTARRRLDDGPGMPRVHVETAASRAEGLMAMLGEEVDALLETNPSLRGLVDPARHSALEALREHTTWLRERAESATADPRLGERHFAAQLWYTLDSELSPDTLLTRAESDLLGTEEEIAELAAEYDGKTRYPGQVRDVLDRIASEAATSSDTVRPLCEEALAHLRDRVAALDLVSVPEDPVRVIPMPEARRGVSVAYCDPPGPLGTRSSDPTLVAVAPPPADWPAERRASFYREYNGTMLRTLMVHEGMPGHALQLSRSAGYTGGTRVRHALRSGTFVEGWAVYAEEAVALRGWTASDSRDNLALRLIQLKMRLRVICNAILDVRTHTRTITESDALALLTERGHQEDGEAAGKWRRARLTSSQLSTYYTGQWEVSALVRDLTRTRTGAGTREIHDELLAHGSPPPRHLRTLLGL; from the coding sequence ATGACTTCGAGCCCGCCACCTGGCCAACCCGAATCCGGCGCGAACGAGATGACCACCCGGTTCCGCGAGGTCGCCGAGCGGATCCTGGACGCCCTGCTGGAGAATTCGCCCGAGTGGGCGAGTGAGCTGGGTGACCACCGGTTCGCCGACCGGTTGTCGGACCACTCCGCTGACGCCGACACGCAGCGGGTGGCTACCCTCGCCGACGCCCTGGCCGCGTTGGACGAGATAGACGACACCCTGCTGGCCCCGGCCGACCACGTGGACCTGGAGATGCTGCGCTCGCGCGTCAGCGCCGACCTGTGGCGGTGTACCGAACTGCGTCCGCACGCCTGGGACCCGCTGGAGCACCTCCCCGGCGATGCCATCTACACCCTGGTCGCCCGCGACGGCGGGTTGCCCGCTGAGGAGCGGCTGCGCGCGCTGGCGGCCCGTTGCCGTGCCGTCCCGGACCACCTCGACACAGCGCGGCGCCGCCTCGACGACGGGCCCGGCATGCCGCGGGTCCACGTGGAGACGGCCGCCAGCCGGGCCGAGGGGCTGATGGCGATGCTGGGAGAGGAGGTCGACGCGCTCCTCGAGACGAACCCGTCGCTGCGCGGGCTGGTCGACCCGGCGCGGCACTCCGCTCTCGAAGCGCTGCGGGAGCACACCACCTGGTTGCGGGAGCGCGCCGAATCGGCCACCGCCGACCCCCGGCTCGGGGAGCGCCACTTTGCCGCCCAACTCTGGTACACCCTCGACTCCGAGCTGTCCCCGGACACGCTGCTGACCCGGGCCGAGAGCGACCTCCTGGGCACCGAGGAGGAGATCGCTGAGCTCGCCGCGGAGTACGACGGCAAAACCCGCTACCCGGGCCAGGTGCGCGACGTGCTCGACCGGATCGCCAGCGAGGCGGCGACGTCGTCCGACACCGTGCGGCCCCTGTGCGAGGAGGCGCTCGCGCACCTGCGCGACCGGGTCGCCGCACTCGATCTGGTTTCCGTTCCGGAGGACCCGGTGCGGGTGATTCCCATGCCCGAGGCGCGGCGCGGTGTGAGCGTGGCCTACTGTGATCCGCCCGGGCCGCTCGGCACGCGGTCGAGTGATCCGACCCTGGTCGCTGTCGCCCCGCCGCCGGCCGACTGGCCCGCCGAGCGTCGCGCGTCGTTCTACCGCGAGTACAACGGCACCATGCTGCGCACCCTGATGGTGCACGAGGGGATGCCCGGGCACGCCCTGCAGCTCTCGCGTTCCGCCGGGTACACGGGGGGCACCCGCGTTCGGCACGCGTTGCGCAGCGGGACCTTCGTCGAGGGCTGGGCGGTCTATGCCGAGGAGGCCGTGGCCCTTCGGGGCTGGACCGCCAGTGACTCCAGGGACAATCTCGCGCTGCGGCTGATCCAGTTGAAAATGCGGTTGCGGGTGATCTGCAACGCGATTCTCGACGTCCGTACGCACACGCGCACCATCACCGAGAGCGACGCCCTCGCCCTCCTCACCGAACGCGGGCACCAGGAGGACGGGGAGGCCGCCGGCAAGTGGCGCCGCGCCCGGCTTACCAGCAGCCAGCTGTCCACCTACTACACGGGCCAGTGGGAGGTCAGCGCGCTGGTGCGGGACCTGACCCGCACGCGTACCGGGGCAGGGACCCGGGAGATCCACGACGAGCTGCTCGCGCACGGCTCACCCCCGCCGCGTCACCTGCGGACCCTGCTGGGACTTTGA
- a CDS encoding phosphatidylinositol mannoside acyltransferase has product MPERGNPHGPWDNQRGGDVGERVAAVAYAMGWTLIRVVPERIGRAVFRLIAEVAWRRRTKGVRQLEANLRRVTGPGATEERVRALSRAGMRSYLRYFYEMFRLPVMGRAITDRTRATGIEVLEAHIRAGRGVVAALPHMGNWDHAGAWITLRGIPLTTVAQRVRPESVFNRFMAFRTGLGMEVLPLTGSDGNNAGRLARQLRGGRLVCLLADRDLTAGGIEVTFFGEPARMPAGPAALAERTGAALMPVSLWYEGSEWRIRVHDEIPVPAEEDRPGKVRAMTQELARVFEGAIAEHPEDWHMLQRVFSADLSEPATVEGRWSAPATEPLPRDPDGSRDG; this is encoded by the coding sequence ATGCCCGAAAGGGGAAACCCGCACGGTCCGTGGGACAACCAGCGGGGAGGCGATGTGGGGGAGCGTGTGGCCGCGGTGGCCTACGCAATGGGATGGACGCTGATCCGGGTGGTGCCGGAGAGGATCGGCCGCGCGGTGTTCCGGCTCATCGCCGAGGTCGCGTGGCGCCGGCGGACCAAAGGGGTCCGGCAGCTGGAGGCCAACCTGCGCCGGGTCACCGGCCCGGGAGCCACCGAGGAGCGGGTGCGCGCCCTGTCGCGTGCCGGGATGCGCTCGTACCTGCGCTACTTCTACGAGATGTTCCGGCTGCCCGTCATGGGCCGGGCCATTACCGACCGCACCCGCGCCACCGGGATCGAGGTCCTGGAGGCGCACATCCGCGCCGGCCGCGGTGTGGTGGCGGCGCTGCCGCACATGGGCAACTGGGACCACGCGGGAGCCTGGATCACCCTGCGCGGTATCCCCCTGACCACGGTGGCCCAGCGCGTGCGGCCGGAGAGCGTGTTCAACCGGTTCATGGCGTTCCGTACCGGCCTGGGCATGGAGGTCCTCCCGCTCACCGGCAGCGACGGCAACAACGCCGGCCGGCTCGCCCGGCAGCTTCGCGGGGGGCGGCTCGTCTGCCTGCTGGCCGACCGGGACCTCACCGCGGGCGGCATCGAGGTCACGTTCTTCGGGGAGCCGGCCCGGATGCCTGCCGGACCGGCGGCGCTCGCCGAACGGACCGGCGCCGCGCTGATGCCGGTGTCGCTCTGGTACGAAGGGTCCGAATGGCGTATCAGGGTGCACGACGAGATCCCGGTGCCCGCGGAGGAGGACCGACCCGGCAAGGTGCGCGCCATGACCCAGGAGTTGGCCCGGGTCTTCGAGGGGGCCATCGCCGAGCACCCTGAGGACTGGCATATGCTGCAGCGCGTGTTCAGCGCCGACCTCAGCGAGCCCGCTACCGTGGAGGGACGCTGGAGCGCGCCGGCAACGGAGCCTCTGCCGCGCGACCCAGACGGCTCCAGGGACGGCTGA
- the ruvA gene encoding Holliday junction branch migration protein RuvA: protein MIAFLSGRVAGRGGGTAVIEVGGVGMTVHCSPATLSGLRVGEDATVATSLVVREDSLTLYGFADDDERDVFERLQQASGVGPRLALAMLAVHNPDELRRAVAVEDTAALTRVPGIGRKGAQRIVLELRDKLGPALDAAGAPAAPVDAAPAAAVSWRSQVVSGLVNLGWSSRDAEAAADAVAPEAEDHADVAVLLRSALRKLSRV from the coding sequence GTGATCGCGTTCCTGAGCGGCCGGGTCGCCGGGCGCGGCGGCGGTACCGCCGTCATCGAAGTGGGCGGGGTGGGGATGACCGTCCACTGTTCCCCCGCCACCCTCTCGGGTCTGCGGGTCGGCGAGGACGCCACTGTCGCCACGTCTCTCGTGGTGCGTGAGGACTCGCTGACTCTCTACGGGTTCGCCGACGACGACGAGCGCGACGTCTTCGAGCGGCTCCAGCAGGCCAGCGGCGTGGGCCCGCGCCTCGCTCTGGCGATGCTGGCCGTGCACAACCCCGACGAGCTGCGACGTGCGGTGGCCGTGGAGGACACCGCGGCGCTCACCCGCGTGCCCGGCATCGGCCGGAAGGGGGCCCAGCGGATCGTGCTGGAGCTGCGCGACAAGCTCGGTCCGGCGCTCGATGCCGCCGGCGCCCCCGCCGCCCCTGTTGACGCCGCCCCCGCCGCCGCGGTGTCGTGGCGTTCGCAGGTGGTCTCCGGGCTCGTCAACCTGGGATGGTCCAGCCGGGACGCTGAGGCCGCCGCCGACGCCGTCGCACCCGAGGCCGAGGACCATGCCGACGTCGCCGTTCTCCTCCGCAGCGCTCTGCGGAAGCTGAGCCGCGTCTAG
- a CDS encoding glycosyltransferase family 4 protein: protein MRVGLVCPYTWEIPGGVQQHVADLAEALMDLGHEVSVLAPCDPETELPPHVVSAGGAVPVPYNGSVARLAFGFRPAGRVRRWIREGNFDLLHVHEPTAPSLSLLACWVATGPIVATFHTCNPRSRAMAVSAAVLRIALEKISGRIAVSEAARKTLVEHLGGDAVLIPNGVAVPRFERSAPLDGWPGDEGAIGFLGRLDEPRKGLGVLLEAFSELGEERPGLRLLVAGPGDADEVRERVPEDLRDRVVLLGRVGDADKVRTYHSVDVFCAPNLGGESFGIVLTEAMSAGAAVLASDIPAFRHVLHDGAAGELFPVGDAVALARGAAALLDAPERRRALSEAARKAVQAYDWRTVAAEVVRVYETVLLAGDDRPVAVAQRGTE from the coding sequence ATGCGTGTCGGGCTGGTCTGCCCCTACACCTGGGAGATCCCGGGGGGTGTCCAGCAGCACGTGGCGGACCTGGCCGAGGCGCTTATGGACCTTGGCCACGAGGTGTCGGTCCTGGCGCCGTGCGACCCGGAGACCGAGCTGCCACCGCACGTGGTCTCGGCCGGAGGCGCGGTGCCGGTGCCCTACAACGGGTCGGTGGCCCGGTTGGCGTTCGGGTTCCGCCCGGCGGGCCGGGTGCGCCGGTGGATCCGCGAGGGCAACTTCGACCTGCTCCATGTGCACGAGCCCACCGCCCCCAGTCTGTCCCTGCTGGCCTGCTGGGTGGCCACCGGACCCATCGTCGCCACGTTCCACACCTGCAACCCGCGGTCGCGGGCGATGGCGGTCTCCGCGGCCGTACTGCGCATCGCCCTGGAGAAGATCAGTGGCCGCATCGCCGTCTCCGAGGCGGCTCGGAAGACGCTCGTGGAGCACCTCGGGGGCGACGCCGTGCTCATCCCGAACGGTGTCGCGGTGCCGCGCTTCGAGCGGTCCGCCCCACTCGACGGTTGGCCCGGCGACGAGGGCGCGATCGGGTTCCTGGGGCGCCTGGACGAGCCGCGCAAGGGACTCGGCGTCCTGCTGGAGGCGTTCAGCGAGCTGGGCGAGGAGCGTCCCGGGCTGCGGCTGCTCGTGGCCGGCCCCGGCGACGCCGACGAGGTCCGCGAGCGGGTTCCCGAAGACCTGCGCGACCGGGTTGTGCTGCTCGGCCGGGTCGGCGACGCCGACAAGGTCCGCACCTACCACTCGGTCGACGTCTTCTGCGCGCCGAACCTCGGCGGGGAGAGTTTCGGGATTGTGTTGACCGAGGCCATGTCGGCCGGTGCCGCCGTTCTCGCCAGCGACATCCCCGCCTTCCGCCACGTGCTGCACGACGGCGCGGCCGGAGAACTCTTCCCGGTGGGCGACGCGGTCGCCCTGGCGCGCGGGGCGGCGGCCCTGCTGGACGCGCCCGAACGCAGGCGGGCCCTTTCGGAAGCGGCACGCAAAGCGGTGCAGGCCTATGACTGGCGCACGGTGGCCGCCGAGGTCGTACGCGTCTACGAGACCGTGCTGCTGGCGGGGGACGACCGGCCGGTGGCAGTGGCGCAGCGAGGTACGGAGTGA
- the pdxS gene encoding pyridoxal 5'-phosphate synthase lyase subunit PdxS: METAAVAKTADNPTESTLGTTRVKRGMAEQLKNGVIMDVVTPEQAKIAEDAGAVAVMALERVPADIRKDGGVARMSDPDMIDGIISAVSIPVMAKARIGHFVEAQVLQSLGVDFIDESEVLTPADEAHHVDKLAFTVPFVCGATSISEALRRIGEGAAMIRSKGEAGTGNVVEATRHMRAIRSEIKRLGTLDEAELFAAAKELRAPYDVVKEVARLGKLPVPLFSAGGVATPADAAMMRQLGAESVFVGSGIFKSDDPAKRADAIVQATLHYEDPSVIAKVSRGLGTAMVGINLDDLDETERYAGRGW; encoded by the coding sequence TTGGAGACCGCCGCCGTGGCCAAAACCGCCGACAACCCGACCGAGAGCACGCTCGGCACCACTCGCGTCAAGCGCGGTATGGCAGAGCAGTTGAAGAACGGCGTCATCATGGACGTGGTCACGCCGGAGCAGGCGAAGATCGCGGAGGACGCCGGGGCCGTCGCGGTGATGGCCCTCGAACGAGTGCCTGCTGACATCCGCAAGGACGGCGGCGTGGCCCGCATGTCCGACCCCGACATGATCGACGGCATCATCTCGGCCGTCTCGATCCCGGTCATGGCCAAGGCCCGGATCGGCCACTTCGTCGAGGCGCAGGTGCTGCAGTCCCTCGGTGTCGACTTCATCGACGAGTCCGAGGTACTGACCCCGGCCGACGAGGCGCACCACGTCGACAAGCTGGCTTTCACCGTGCCCTTCGTCTGCGGCGCCACCAGCATCAGCGAGGCGCTGCGCCGGATCGGCGAGGGCGCCGCGATGATCCGCTCCAAGGGCGAGGCCGGCACCGGCAACGTCGTCGAGGCCACCCGGCACATGCGGGCGATCCGCTCCGAGATCAAGCGGTTGGGAACACTCGACGAGGCGGAGTTGTTCGCAGCAGCCAAGGAGCTGCGGGCGCCCTACGACGTCGTCAAGGAGGTCGCGCGGCTCGGCAAGCTGCCGGTGCCGCTGTTCTCCGCCGGCGGTGTGGCCACCCCGGCCGACGCCGCGATGATGCGCCAGCTGGGAGCCGAGAGCGTTTTCGTCGGTTCGGGCATCTTCAAGTCCGACGACCCCGCCAAGCGGGCCGACGCGATCGTGCAGGCCACCCTGCACTACGAAGACCCGTCGGTGATCGCGAAGGTGTCGCGCGGACTGGGCACCGCAATGGTCGGCATCAACCTGGACGACCTGGACGAGACCGAGCGCTACGCCGGCCGCGGCTGGTAG
- the pdxT gene encoding pyridoxal 5'-phosphate synthase glutaminase subunit PdxT, protein MSATPTIGVLALQGDTAEHLAVLGGLGVPGTPVTRPERLDDVQGLIIPGGESTTMGKLAVRYELMEPLRKHVGEGMPVYGTCAGMIMLADQVLDGAEGQQTVGGLEMTVRRNAFGRQTESFEAGVHIEGAGEAPFDAVFIRAPWVESVGDQVRVLGRVEYGERAGRIVAVRQGGLLATSFHPELTGDPRIHRLFVEMVKGQA, encoded by the coding sequence TTGTCCGCCACACCCACCATCGGGGTTCTCGCCCTCCAAGGGGACACCGCCGAGCACCTGGCTGTCCTCGGCGGTCTGGGCGTGCCCGGAACGCCGGTCACGCGCCCGGAGCGCCTCGACGACGTGCAGGGGCTGATCATCCCGGGCGGCGAGTCGACCACGATGGGCAAACTCGCGGTCCGGTACGAGCTGATGGAGCCGCTACGCAAGCACGTGGGCGAGGGCATGCCCGTGTACGGCACGTGCGCCGGCATGATCATGCTCGCCGACCAGGTGCTCGACGGTGCCGAGGGCCAGCAGACCGTCGGCGGGCTCGAGATGACGGTGCGGCGCAACGCCTTCGGCCGGCAGACCGAGTCCTTCGAGGCCGGTGTGCACATTGAAGGGGCCGGCGAGGCCCCCTTCGACGCGGTGTTCATCCGCGCCCCGTGGGTCGAGTCGGTCGGCGACCAGGTCCGCGTGCTCGGCAGAGTCGAATACGGCGAACGGGCCGGTAGGATCGTCGCCGTGCGCCAGGGTGGCCTACTGGCCACCTCATTCCACCCCGAGCTGACCGGGGACCCGCGTATCCACCGGCTCTTCGTCGAAATGGTGAAAGGACAGGCATGA
- a CDS encoding YebC/PmpR family DNA-binding transcriptional regulator has product MSGHSKWATTKHKKAAIDAKRGKLFAKLVKNIEVAARMGGGDPEGNPTLYDAIQKAKKNSVPLDNIERARKRGSGEEAGGAEWQTVMYEGYAPGGVALLVECLTDNKNRAASDVRTAITRNGGSMGDAGSVSYLFSRKGVVLVPKKGTNEDDVTMAVLDAGAENVNDLGESYEVVSEPSDVVPVRTALQEAGIEYDSAETPFLPSAEVSLDEQTARKVVRVIDALEDADDVQYVYSNADFPDEVVEAVG; this is encoded by the coding sequence ATGAGCGGCCACTCCAAGTGGGCCACCACCAAGCACAAGAAGGCCGCCATCGATGCCAAGCGCGGCAAGCTGTTCGCCAAGCTGGTCAAGAACATCGAGGTGGCCGCGCGCATGGGTGGCGGAGACCCCGAGGGCAACCCGACGCTCTACGACGCCATCCAGAAGGCCAAGAAGAACAGCGTCCCGCTGGACAACATCGAACGGGCGCGCAAGCGCGGTTCCGGCGAGGAGGCCGGCGGCGCCGAGTGGCAGACGGTCATGTACGAGGGCTATGCCCCCGGCGGCGTCGCGCTGCTCGTGGAGTGCCTCACCGACAACAAGAACCGCGCCGCCTCCGACGTACGCACGGCGATCACCCGTAACGGGGGATCCATGGGCGACGCCGGCTCGGTGTCGTACCTGTTCAGCCGCAAGGGCGTCGTGCTTGTCCCCAAGAAGGGCACGAACGAGGACGACGTCACGATGGCGGTGCTCGACGCCGGCGCCGAGAACGTCAACGATCTCGGCGAGTCCTACGAGGTGGTGTCCGAACCCTCCGACGTCGTCCCGGTGCGGACGGCGCTGCAGGAGGCCGGCATCGAGTACGACTCGGCGGAGACCCCGTTCCTGCCGAGCGCCGAGGTCTCCCTTGACGAGCAGACCGCGCGGAAGGTCGTGCGCGTCATCGACGCCCTTGAGGACGCCGACGACGTGCAGTACGTCTACTCCAACGCCGACTTCCCCGACGAGGTCGTCGAGGCGGTCGGCTGA
- a CDS encoding cyclase family protein, which yields MRVRRIVDLSRPIGPETQPYPGDPAPRITTAATVADSGFHSVRVEMGSHSATHADAPFHFLEDGARLDELPLELFTGPAVVVDVTGHGDRTPIGRSELAPWAERFGPGVVVLLHTGWSAHYRTERYLAHPYLAQDAVRLLVDRGVRTIGTDCLSPDETPHGEHSGGDWPAHRAVLGAGGTIIENLCHLDRIDFPRPWFSAFPIRLASDDGAPVRAVAMSLGD from the coding sequence ATGCGCGTGCGACGAATCGTCGACCTGAGTCGGCCCATCGGCCCCGAGACGCAGCCGTACCCGGGGGACCCCGCGCCGCGCATCACCACGGCCGCGACCGTGGCCGACAGCGGGTTTCACTCGGTTCGGGTGGAGATGGGGTCGCACAGCGCCACACACGCCGACGCGCCGTTCCACTTCCTGGAGGACGGGGCGCGTCTCGACGAGTTGCCGCTGGAGCTGTTCACCGGGCCGGCCGTGGTGGTCGACGTGACGGGACATGGTGACCGGACTCCCATCGGCCGCTCGGAGCTGGCGCCGTGGGCGGAGCGGTTCGGGCCCGGCGTCGTGGTCCTGCTGCATACCGGGTGGTCGGCGCACTACCGCACGGAGCGCTACCTCGCCCATCCCTACCTGGCGCAGGACGCGGTTCGACTGCTGGTCGACCGCGGGGTCCGCACAATCGGTACCGACTGCCTGAGCCCGGACGAGACGCCGCACGGCGAGCATTCGGGCGGCGACTGGCCCGCGCACCGCGCGGTCCTCGGCGCGGGCGGCACGATCATCGAGAACCTGTGCCACCTGGACCGGATCGACTTCCCGCGGCCGTGGTTCAGCGCCTTCCCGATCCGCCTTGCCAGCGATGACGGCGCCCCGGTGCGTGCGGTCGCGATGTCCTTGGGTGACTGA
- a CDS encoding thiol-disulfide oxidoreductase DCC family protein yields MRERGGDDGSSIAAGAGGSGGGERAPRRRPLLVYDGDCGFCTSSVRAAQRYLDPPVEMLPYQYSQLTGATLERAKDEVLLVHPDGKRVWGGADAAAILLLASPHRWAWPAGWLLRLPGGRAAGAAVYDLVARNRHRLPGGTPTCQMGPA; encoded by the coding sequence ATGCGGGAACGCGGCGGGGACGACGGATCCTCCATTGCCGCTGGCGCGGGCGGTTCGGGGGGAGGCGAGCGCGCGCCTCGGCGGCGTCCGTTGCTGGTCTACGATGGCGACTGCGGCTTCTGCACCAGCTCGGTCCGGGCCGCTCAGCGCTACCTGGATCCCCCTGTCGAGATGCTGCCGTACCAGTACAGCCAGCTCACCGGCGCGACCCTGGAACGAGCCAAGGACGAGGTGCTGCTGGTGCACCCCGACGGCAAGCGAGTCTGGGGCGGTGCGGACGCCGCGGCGATACTGCTGCTCGCCAGCCCGCACCGCTGGGCGTGGCCGGCCGGTTGGCTGCTGCGCCTGCCCGGGGGCCGGGCGGCCGGGGCGGCGGTTTACGACCTGGTCGCGCGCAACCGGCACCGGTTGCCGGGCGGGACGCCCACGTGCCAGATGGGCCCGGCATGA
- a CDS encoding HIT family protein — protein sequence MSSAEREPSTGAGDADGFQRLWTPHRMAYIKGENKPSGSAAGDGCPFCRVPALPDGEGLVVARGKAAFVVLNLYPYNSGHLLICPYRHVADLTDLDDTEAAELTSLTRDGMTALRGAMQPQGFNVGMNLGSVAGAGIAAHLHQHVVPRWGGDTNFMPVVGRTKVLPQTLQQSRDLLAEHWPAS from the coding sequence ATGAGCAGCGCAGAGCGGGAGCCCTCGACAGGTGCTGGCGACGCCGACGGGTTCCAGCGGCTGTGGACCCCGCACCGCATGGCCTACATCAAGGGCGAGAACAAGCCCAGCGGCTCCGCGGCCGGCGACGGTTGCCCATTCTGCCGGGTCCCTGCTCTACCCGACGGGGAGGGACTGGTCGTGGCGCGCGGGAAGGCCGCGTTCGTGGTGCTCAACCTGTACCCCTACAACAGCGGCCACCTGCTGATCTGTCCGTACCGGCACGTCGCGGACCTCACCGACCTGGACGACACCGAGGCCGCCGAGCTCACATCGCTCACCCGCGACGGGATGACCGCGCTGCGCGGGGCGATGCAGCCGCAGGGGTTCAACGTGGGTATGAACCTGGGATCGGTGGCGGGCGCCGGGATAGCCGCGCACCTGCACCAGCACGTCGTGCCGCGGTGGGGCGGCGACACCAACTTCATGCCTGTCGTCGGTCGGACCAAGGTCCTGCCGCAGACGCTGCAGCAGAGCCGGGACCTGCTCGCCGAGCACTGGCCGGCGAGCTGA
- a CDS encoding GTP-binding protein produces the protein MTSVKIVVAGGFGVGKTTFVGSVSEIVPLTTEAVMTSASVGVDDLAKTPDKQTTTVAMDFGRVSLDSDLILYLFGTPGQHRFWFMWDDLVKGAIDAVVLVDTRRLADCFPAIDYFEEARLPFVVAINGFDGYYPHAGPEVRDALTLSPEIPIVQVDARDRGSTKSTLIRLVEHAITVGDPGGAGQPTSTGGQGSWR, from the coding sequence ATGACGTCGGTCAAGATCGTCGTCGCCGGAGGGTTCGGCGTCGGTAAGACGACCTTCGTGGGCTCCGTCTCCGAGATCGTTCCGTTGACCACGGAAGCGGTGATGACGAGTGCCAGCGTCGGTGTCGACGACCTCGCCAAGACGCCTGATAAGCAAACGACCACCGTGGCGATGGACTTCGGCCGGGTCTCTCTCGACTCCGACCTGATCCTGTACCTGTTCGGGACGCCCGGCCAGCACAGGTTCTGGTTCATGTGGGACGACCTCGTCAAGGGCGCGATTGATGCGGTGGTGCTGGTCGACACCCGCCGGCTCGCCGACTGCTTCCCCGCGATCGACTACTTCGAGGAGGCACGGCTCCCGTTCGTCGTGGCCATCAACGGTTTCGACGGGTACTACCCGCACGCCGGACCCGAGGTGCGCGACGCGCTGACCCTCAGCCCGGAGATCCCGATCGTCCAGGTCGACGCGCGCGACCGCGGGTCTACCAAGTCGACGCTGATCAGGCTCGTGGAGCACGCCATCACGGTCGGAGACCCCGGTGGCGCCGGACAGCCGACCTCCACCGGCGGCCAGGGCTCGTGGCGCTGA
- the ruvC gene encoding crossover junction endodeoxyribonuclease RuvC, protein MRVLGIDPGLTRCGVGVVDGSIGRPLSFVSAGVVRSAADDDLPVRLLGIEQGIDTWLDDYEPDAVAVERVFAQHNVSTVMGTAQASAVAITCAARRGISVAMHTPSEVKAAITGSGRAEKSQVQHMVARVLSLSAAPKPADAADAVALSICHIWRGGAQERVARAQQEFARKLELARQARGR, encoded by the coding sequence ATGCGCGTGTTGGGGATCGACCCGGGGCTCACCCGGTGCGGGGTCGGCGTGGTCGACGGGTCCATCGGGCGGCCGCTGTCGTTCGTGTCGGCGGGTGTCGTGCGTTCCGCCGCCGATGACGACCTACCGGTGCGGCTGCTCGGGATCGAGCAGGGAATCGATACGTGGCTGGACGACTACGAGCCCGACGCCGTTGCCGTGGAGCGGGTGTTCGCCCAGCACAACGTCAGTACGGTGATGGGCACCGCCCAGGCCAGCGCGGTCGCCATCACCTGCGCCGCCCGGCGGGGCATCTCCGTCGCGATGCACACGCCCAGCGAGGTCAAGGCCGCCATCACCGGAAGCGGGCGAGCCGAGAAAAGCCAGGTGCAGCACATGGTCGCGCGGGTGCTCAGCCTGTCGGCGGCACCCAAACCGGCCGACGCCGCCGACGCCGTCGCCCTGTCCATCTGCCACATCTGGCGCGGCGGTGCGCAGGAGCGGGTGGCCCGGGCCCAGCAGGAGTTCGCGCGTAAGCTCGAACTGGCGCGGCAGGCGCGCGGGCGGTAG
- the pgsA gene encoding phosphatidylinositol phosphate synthase has translation MLRFLRPRIARMVQPVGRLLHRMGLSPNMVTLAGTAGVVGCSLFFYPRGELYVGSVAVTVFVLFDMLDGAVARAAGADSSWGAFLDSTLDRLSDAAILCGLLLWFMGDGDDLLLAWVTLFCLVSGFGVSYIKARAEGIGVNCDVGFAERSERLILVLVAAALGGLEVPYALAGGLWLLALMSAVTIVQRLVETRARLTPPSQHAGDPGT, from the coding sequence ATGCTCAGATTCCTGCGTCCGAGGATCGCTCGGATGGTGCAACCCGTGGGCCGGTTACTGCACCGCATGGGGCTCAGCCCGAACATGGTCACGCTTGCCGGCACCGCGGGGGTGGTCGGCTGCTCCCTGTTCTTCTACCCGCGTGGTGAACTCTACGTCGGGTCCGTTGCCGTCACCGTCTTCGTGCTGTTCGACATGCTCGACGGTGCGGTGGCCCGCGCGGCCGGCGCCGACAGCTCGTGGGGCGCCTTCCTCGACTCCACACTCGACCGCCTCTCCGACGCGGCGATCCTGTGCGGCCTGCTGCTCTGGTTCATGGGCGACGGCGACGACCTACTGCTCGCGTGGGTGACACTGTTCTGCCTGGTCAGCGGGTTTGGCGTCTCGTATATCAAGGCGCGCGCCGAGGGAATCGGCGTGAACTGCGACGTGGGCTTCGCTGAGCGCTCGGAGCGGCTCATCCTGGTGCTGGTCGCCGCCGCGCTCGGCGGGCTGGAGGTGCCGTACGCGCTGGCGGGGGGCTTGTGGCTGCTCGCGCTGATGAGCGCCGTCACGATCGTGCAGCGCCTTGTCGAGACACGTGCCCGGCTCACCCCACCGAGCCAGCACGCCGGCGATCCCGGGACCTAG